One Chroococcidiopsis sp. TS-821 genomic window carries:
- a CDS encoding Lrp/AsnC family transcriptional regulator codes for MDEIDLKIIEQLMAQGRITWSELAGILELSAPATADRVRRLEGGVIKGYTAIVDSEALGYSLTAFIAVTLERPEHRSTFLQRVNDLPQVQECHHVTGDDDYLLKVRCRNTKDLERLISESLKELPGIVRTRTTVVLSTLKETAAMPLPPNNSIH; via the coding sequence ATGGACGAAATAGATCTGAAAATTATTGAGCAACTTATGGCTCAAGGTAGAATCACTTGGTCTGAACTTGCAGGAATTTTGGAACTGTCAGCCCCAGCGACAGCAGATAGGGTGCGTCGTCTTGAAGGTGGAGTTATTAAAGGCTATACAGCCATAGTTGACTCAGAAGCACTTGGTTATAGTCTGACTGCTTTTATTGCTGTCACCTTAGAACGCCCAGAACATCGAAGTACTTTTTTGCAAAGAGTCAACGACTTACCACAAGTACAAGAATGCCATCATGTCACTGGAGATGACGATTACTTACTTAAGGTACGCTGTCGCAATACTAAAGATTTAGAACGGTTGATTAGTGAATCACTCAAAGAATTACCAGGAATTGTGAGAACCCGCACCACAGTAGTTTTATCCACACTCAAAGAAACCGCAGCAATGCCTTTACCGCCAAATAATTCTATACACTAA
- a CDS encoding LysE family translocator, giving the protein MNISLLLQGMILGFSIAAPVEPIGVLCIRRTLAHERTTGLVSGLGVATADAFYGCIAGFGLTLVSNFLVNQQLWIRLIGGIFLFYLGIKTFLSKPAEVSAAVKSNSLFGSYSSTLFLTLTNPATILSFAAIFAGLGVVEGSYFDAIILVMCVYWFSFMVVVSQFWD; this is encoded by the coding sequence ATGAATATCAGCTTGTTGCTGCAAGGTATGATTCTCGGCTTTTCGATTGCAGCACCAGTAGAACCAATTGGTGTACTGTGTATCCGACGCACTCTTGCACATGAGCGTACTACGGGTTTAGTTTCAGGTTTGGGTGTGGCGACGGCTGATGCTTTTTATGGTTGCATTGCTGGTTTTGGATTAACTCTAGTTTCCAATTTTTTAGTCAATCAGCAGTTATGGATTCGCTTAATTGGTGGAATCTTTCTCTTTTATCTTGGTATTAAAACATTCTTGAGTAAACCAGCAGAAGTTTCTGCTGCGGTTAAAAGTAATAGTCTATTTGGTAGTTATAGTTCTACATTGTTTCTGACATTAACTAATCCCGCAACAATTCTTTCATTCGCGGCGATTTTTGCAGGGTTGGGAGTGGTAGAAGGAAGTTATTTTGATGCAATAATCTTAGTGATGTGTGTTTATTGGTTCAGCTTTATGGTGGTTGTTTCTCAGTTTTGGGATTGA
- a CDS encoding MBL fold metallo-hydrolase has product MTQNPEQLANHSAQNTLPQQASRSKPPQAIWNHIFAFPPNRDTLGGTAYLIVENDGNILIDCPPWNEDIQQFLQSLLGVKWLFLTHRGAISKSVKEIQNFLNCEVAINEQEAYLLPGISLTSFQDEIALSPTIQGIWTPGHSPGSACLYYQNYGGILFSGRHLLPNQQGEPMPLRTAKTFHWRRQINSVEKILQRFTPETLQYICPGANTGFLRGKKVIDRAYHRLAALDLAALVQLQAPL; this is encoded by the coding sequence GTGACACAAAATCCCGAACAGCTTGCCAATCATAGCGCTCAAAACACCTTGCCTCAGCAGGCGAGTCGCTCCAAACCACCACAGGCTATTTGGAACCACATTTTTGCTTTTCCACCTAATCGGGACACATTAGGAGGAACCGCTTATCTTATTGTAGAAAACGATGGGAATATCCTGATCGATTGTCCGCCTTGGAATGAAGATATTCAACAATTTTTGCAATCCCTCTTGGGAGTGAAGTGGTTGTTTCTCACGCACCGAGGTGCAATTAGCAAAAGCGTTAAAGAAATTCAAAATTTTTTGAATTGCGAAGTGGCGATCAACGAACAGGAAGCTTATTTACTTCCAGGAATTTCACTGACGTCGTTTCAAGATGAGATCGCGCTTAGCCCAACGATACAAGGTATTTGGACACCAGGACATTCACCTGGTTCAGCGTGCCTTTATTATCAAAATTACGGTGGTATTTTATTTTCTGGTCGCCACTTGCTACCAAATCAACAAGGCGAGCCAATGCCGCTACGCACTGCCAAAACCTTTCACTGGCGACGCCAAATCAATAGTGTAGAAAAAATTTTACAGCGTTTTACTCCAGAAACGCTCCAGTATATTTGTCCTGGTGCGAATACTGGCTTTCTTCGTGGTAAAAAAGTCATCGATCGGGCATATCATCGCTTAGCGGCATTGGATTTAGCCGCACTGGTACAGTTGCAAGCCCCTCTTTGA
- the petD gene encoding cytochrome b6-f complex subunit IV, giving the protein MGTLKKPDLSDPKLREKLAKGMGHNYYGEPAWPNDLLYIFPVVILGTGACIVALAVLDPAMVGEPANPFATPLEILPEWYLYPVFQILRSVPNKLLGVLAMASVPLGLILVPFIENVNKFQNPFRRPVATTVFMIGTLVTLWLGIGATFPIDKSFTLGLF; this is encoded by the coding sequence ATGGGAACATTGAAAAAACCGGATCTTAGCGATCCAAAATTGCGCGAAAAACTAGCCAAGGGCATGGGTCATAACTACTATGGCGAACCAGCTTGGCCTAATGACCTACTGTACATCTTCCCTGTCGTGATTTTAGGAACTGGTGCTTGCATCGTTGCGCTTGCGGTTTTAGACCCAGCAATGGTAGGCGAGCCAGCTAACCCCTTTGCGACACCGCTAGAAATTTTACCTGAGTGGTACTTGTACCCTGTATTCCAAATTCTCCGCTCGGTTCCCAATAAACTACTAGGCGTGCTAGCAATGGCATCTGTACCGTTGGGCTTGATCTTAGTACCGTTTATTGAGAACGTAAATAAATTTCAAAATCCCTTCCGTCGTCCAGTTGCCACCACAGTATTCATGATTGGTACTTTGGTAACGCTTTGGCTTGGAATTGGTGCTACATTCCCTATTGATAAGTCTTTTACACTAGGTTTGTTCTAA
- the trmFO gene encoding FADH(2)-oxidizing methylenetetrahydrofolate--tRNA-(uracil(54)-C(5))-methyltransferase TrmFO codes for MQEPIHVIGGGLAGTEAAWQIAAWGVPVILHEMRPTKFSPAHHSQELAELVCSNSFGAQASDRAAGLLHEELRRLGSVVISKADEHAVPAGGALAVDRGRFSHDLTETLANHPLIELRREEVTEIPRSGIVVLATGPLTSPALAEELRRFTGMEYLSFFDAASPIVVGESINRDIAFLASRYDKGDAAYLNCPMNREQYLRFWQELRTAEQTELKDFERETAKFFEACLPIEELARRGEDTMRYGPLKPVGLFDARQGDFRAPENQSKRPYAVVQLRQEDKAGKLWNMVGFQTNLRWGEQKRIFQLIPGLENAEFVRLGVMHRNTFINAPELLLPTLQFKHRATLLAAGQLIGTEGYTAAAAGGWLAGTNAAQLALGKEPLKLPPTTMMGALFEFISSASPKHFQPMPPNFGILPDLAERIRNKQQRYGMYRDRALNDLSCWQVENILHNTVQAV; via the coding sequence ATGCAAGAACCTATTCATGTTATAGGTGGCGGACTCGCAGGGACAGAAGCCGCATGGCAAATTGCCGCTTGGGGAGTGCCTGTCATTCTACATGAAATGCGCCCGACAAAGTTTAGTCCCGCCCATCACTCGCAAGAGTTAGCTGAGTTGGTGTGTAGTAATTCGTTTGGGGCGCAAGCAAGCGATCGCGCAGCTGGTTTATTACACGAAGAACTCCGCCGTTTGGGTTCGGTTGTGATTTCTAAAGCCGACGAACACGCGGTTCCTGCAGGTGGCGCATTAGCAGTGGATAGAGGACGCTTCAGCCACGATTTAACCGAAACTTTGGCAAATCATCCTTTAATCGAATTGCGGCGTGAAGAGGTAACAGAAATTCCGCGATCGGGCATTGTTGTCCTCGCAACGGGACCTCTCACTAGTCCTGCTTTAGCCGAAGAATTGCGGCGCTTCACAGGGATGGAATACCTCAGCTTTTTTGACGCTGCTAGCCCGATTGTGGTTGGTGAATCAATTAATCGCGATATTGCTTTTCTGGCTTCGCGTTACGATAAAGGCGATGCGGCGTATCTCAATTGTCCGATGAATCGCGAGCAGTATTTGCGATTTTGGCAAGAACTGCGTACAGCAGAACAAACTGAACTCAAAGACTTTGAACGCGAAACTGCAAAATTCTTTGAAGCGTGTTTACCGATTGAAGAGCTGGCGCGACGTGGTGAAGATACAATGCGCTATGGTCCTCTCAAGCCTGTCGGATTATTTGACGCCCGTCAAGGAGACTTCCGCGCGCCCGAAAATCAATCGAAGCGTCCTTATGCGGTGGTGCAACTGCGTCAAGAAGACAAAGCAGGTAAGCTGTGGAACATGGTAGGTTTTCAAACCAATCTCCGTTGGGGCGAACAAAAACGTATCTTTCAGCTGATTCCTGGGTTAGAAAACGCAGAATTTGTGCGATTGGGTGTGATGCACCGCAATACTTTTATCAACGCCCCAGAGTTACTTTTACCAACTTTGCAGTTTAAACACCGCGCGACTTTACTAGCTGCGGGACAGTTAATTGGTACAGAGGGTTATACCGCTGCAGCGGCTGGTGGTTGGTTAGCCGGAACAAATGCGGCGCAGCTAGCTTTGGGTAAAGAACCGTTAAAATTACCGCCAACAACGATGATGGGGGCTTTGTTTGAGTTTATTAGTTCTGCTTCCCCAAAGCATTTTCAGCCAATGCCTCCCAATTTTGGGATTTTACCCGACTTAGCAGAGAGAATTAGAAATAAGCAACAAAGGTACGGAATGTATCGCGATCGCGCTTTAAATGACCTGAGTTGCTGGCAGGTAGAGAATATACTACACAACACAGTTCAAGCTGTTTAA
- the petB gene encoding cytochrome b6 has product MFTKQVTDSKLYNWFQERLEIEALAEDVTSKYVPPHVNIFYCFGGMTLTCFLIQFATGFAMTFYYKPTVAEAYTSVQALMTEVNFGWLIRSVHRWSASMMVLIMILHIFRVYLTGGFKKPRELTWVTGVVLAVLTVSFGVTGYSLPWDQIGYWAVKIVSGVPEAIPVVGTLISDLLRGGSSVGQATLTRYYSAHTFVLPWLTAVFMLLHFIMIRKQGISGPL; this is encoded by the coding sequence ATGTTTACCAAGCAGGTAACCGACTCAAAACTTTACAATTGGTTTCAAGAACGTCTAGAAATTGAGGCACTTGCTGAAGACGTTACAAGCAAGTACGTCCCGCCCCACGTCAATATCTTCTACTGCTTCGGCGGGATGACATTAACTTGCTTTTTAATCCAGTTTGCAACTGGATTTGCCATGACATTTTATTACAAGCCAACAGTCGCGGAAGCCTACACCTCCGTACAGGCACTGATGACTGAGGTAAACTTCGGCTGGCTAATCCGCTCGGTTCACCGCTGGTCTGCCAGTATGATGGTTCTGATCATGATCCTGCATATCTTCCGCGTTTACCTAACTGGCGGATTTAAAAAACCTAGAGAACTTACCTGGGTCACAGGTGTCGTTCTGGCGGTGCTAACGGTTTCATTTGGTGTCACTGGTTACTCTTTACCTTGGGATCAAATTGGATACTGGGCAGTAAAGATCGTTAGCGGCGTACCCGAAGCAATTCCAGTTGTGGGAACCTTGATTTCCGATCTACTGCGTGGTGGTTCGAGTGTCGGTCAAGCAACCTTAACTCGTTACTACAGCGCTCATACCTTTGTGCTGCCATGGTTGACTGCGGTCTTCATGCTGCTGCACTTTATTATGATTCGCAAACAAGGCATTTCTGGACCATTGTAA
- a CDS encoding site-2 protease family protein, translating to MNFWLLLLLGIFTYLIVQRSVKRITRTPVWILWLVLMTPAFIWSAWTASAGSNQPIPLPLVIGPFIICPILYWLLIQWGRRDINSASASPNESPPETTPAIAQKADPTPPLRPIDSSEEKQLRDCFPWSIFYIHNIEYRPQAVICYGQLRTTPTAAYQRVKENIQAQFGDRFQVVLQEGLNGKPFFALVPNPQIRANRAQQKLTRPVLALGLVLATLLTTTIVGVEIAGADVTTISSDPSILQQGLPYSLALMTILGVHELGHYSAARYYKIRATLPYFIPVPFFLGTFGAFIQMRSPVPNRKALFDVSIAGPVAGFIATIPFLVWGLANSTIVQLPEQPSLFNPDALNPNYSLLLALLSKLILGAQLTANTAIDLHPVAFAGFLGLVVTALNLMPVGQLDGGHIVHAMFGQRKAIVVSQIARFLVLALALLQPAFFLWAIILFFMPIYDEPALNDVTELDNLRDFFGLLALAVLVVIVLPVPNAIARLLQIG from the coding sequence ATGAACTTTTGGCTTCTCCTCCTCTTGGGAATTTTTACATACTTGATTGTGCAGCGCAGCGTAAAGCGGATTACACGCACACCAGTGTGGATTTTGTGGCTGGTGCTCATGACACCGGCGTTCATCTGGAGTGCTTGGACAGCTAGCGCTGGTTCCAATCAGCCGATTCCATTACCGTTAGTTATTGGACCATTTATTATTTGCCCAATTCTGTATTGGTTGCTCATCCAGTGGGGGCGTAGAGACATAAATTCCGCCTCAGCATCGCCAAATGAATCTCCACCGGAAACCACACCTGCGATCGCACAGAAAGCTGACCCCACACCACCACTGCGACCGATTGACTCTTCTGAAGAAAAGCAGCTGCGCGATTGTTTTCCTTGGTCGATATTTTACATTCATAATATCGAGTATCGACCCCAAGCCGTGATTTGCTACGGACAGTTGCGAACGACGCCAACCGCTGCTTACCAGCGAGTTAAAGAAAATATTCAAGCTCAATTTGGCGATCGCTTTCAGGTAGTCTTGCAAGAAGGTTTAAACGGCAAACCATTTTTTGCCTTAGTACCCAATCCCCAAATACGAGCAAATCGCGCTCAGCAAAAATTAACTCGTCCTGTTCTGGCGTTAGGACTGGTGCTCGCAACGCTTCTGACAACAACCATCGTCGGTGTGGAAATTGCAGGTGCCGACGTGACGACTATTAGTTCAGATCCTAGTATCTTACAGCAAGGATTACCGTATTCCCTGGCGTTAATGACAATTTTGGGAGTTCACGAACTGGGACACTACAGCGCAGCACGATACTACAAAATTCGCGCCACACTGCCTTACTTTATTCCCGTACCGTTTTTCTTGGGAACGTTTGGAGCGTTTATTCAAATGCGCAGTCCGGTTCCGAATCGTAAAGCATTATTCGATGTCAGTATTGCCGGTCCTGTCGCTGGATTTATCGCGACGATTCCCTTTTTGGTGTGGGGTTTAGCAAATTCTACAATCGTACAGCTGCCAGAACAACCAAGTTTATTCAACCCCGATGCATTAAACCCGAATTACTCGTTGCTACTCGCGCTATTGAGTAAGCTGATATTGGGTGCTCAACTAACAGCTAACACTGCGATCGACCTCCATCCCGTAGCGTTTGCTGGATTTTTGGGACTCGTCGTTACTGCACTAAACTTAATGCCTGTAGGACAACTTGATGGCGGACATATCGTTCATGCTATGTTTGGACAACGCAAAGCCATCGTTGTCAGTCAGATTGCGCGATTTTTGGTATTAGCACTTGCTTTACTACAGCCAGCATTTTTTCTGTGGGCAATTATCTTATTCTTCATGCCTATCTACGACGAACCTGCATTAAACGATGTCACCGAACTTGATAATTTACGTGACTTCTTTGGTCTACTTGCTTTGGCTGTGTTAGTAGTCATTGTTTTGCCAGTACCAAATGCGATCGCGCGGCTGTTGCAAATTGGTTAG
- the nudC gene encoding NAD(+) diphosphatase, whose translation MHRIFIPGIAPPVPNSEPAWWFAFVGNRLLVRQEETISHIPYLVSLEEINLTPVRTQFLGTLDNQPCYSAELPKDVLLPDGMSLCGLRELYGTLDEDLFMLSGRAIQIVEWDRTHLYCGHCATPMTQLPHERAKRCPSCGLVNYPRLSPAIIVLVSRGEELLLARAHRFPPGMYSILAGFVEPGESLEETVVREVREEVGIDITDIRYFGSQPWPFPNSLMIGFTATYARGDITIEPQELVDAGWFHKHNLPKLPPPLSIARKLIDWFVATH comes from the coding sequence ATGCATCGTATCTTCATCCCTGGCATTGCCCCACCTGTACCCAATTCTGAACCCGCTTGGTGGTTTGCTTTTGTCGGCAATCGGTTGCTAGTTCGCCAGGAAGAAACAATTAGCCATATCCCTTATCTCGTTAGCTTAGAAGAAATTAACTTAACACCTGTACGCACGCAATTTCTGGGAACATTAGACAATCAACCGTGCTATTCAGCTGAATTACCTAAAGATGTACTCCTACCCGATGGCATGTCTTTGTGTGGACTGCGTGAATTGTATGGCACATTAGACGAAGACTTATTTATGCTCAGCGGTCGTGCGATTCAAATCGTTGAGTGGGATCGCACTCATTTGTATTGCGGACACTGCGCGACGCCGATGACACAACTACCGCACGAACGTGCTAAGCGTTGTCCTAGCTGTGGATTAGTCAATTATCCGCGTCTTTCACCTGCAATTATTGTCCTTGTCTCGCGTGGTGAAGAGTTATTGCTAGCCCGCGCGCATCGATTTCCTCCTGGGATGTACAGCATACTCGCTGGCTTTGTGGAACCAGGAGAATCTTTAGAAGAAACTGTAGTGCGGGAAGTGCGCGAAGAAGTTGGTATAGATATTACAGATATTCGCTATTTTGGATCGCAACCGTGGCCTTTTCCTAATTCATTAATGATTGGATTTACTGCGACTTATGCTCGTGGTGATATTACTATTGAACCGCAAGAGTTAGTCGATGCTGGTTGGTTTCACAAACACAATCTGCCAAAGCTTCCACCACCGTTAAGTATTGCTCGAAAACTGATCGACTGGTTTGTCGCAACACACTGA
- the ctpA gene encoding carboxyl-terminal processing protease CtpA, with protein MRVMCKKVFQIGLLAILPILLAVTCWVQPAAALTEEQKLVSEAWRIVNRVYLDDTFNHQNWSKLRLNTIKQPLKDREAAYEAIQKMLASLDDPFTRFLKPEQYRSLQVNTSGELTGVGLQIALEPKTGQLEVVAPIAGSPAEKAGIRPHDRILAIDGVSTTELTLDESAARMRGPVGSKVSLVLQRAQDKESTEIELVRSRIELNPVVAELRNVTDDLKIGYLRLTQFNANATAELAHAIANLENQGANAYILDLRNNPGGLLQAGIEIARLWLDEGTIVYTVNRQGIQGSFEAFGSAITQDPLVVLVNQGTASASEILAGALQDNGRAQVIGETTFGKGLIQSLFNLSDGSGLAVTVAKYETPHHRDINKLGITPDLVVPQEPITREKIATEADQQYLAAVEQFITHSVLAGKS; from the coding sequence ATGCGCGTGATGTGTAAAAAAGTATTTCAGATTGGGCTATTAGCAATTTTGCCAATTTTGCTAGCTGTGACTTGTTGGGTGCAACCAGCAGCCGCATTGACTGAAGAACAAAAGCTGGTGTCTGAAGCTTGGCGAATCGTTAATCGCGTGTATCTGGATGACACTTTTAATCATCAAAACTGGTCAAAACTACGGCTGAATACAATCAAGCAGCCTCTCAAAGACCGCGAAGCGGCATATGAAGCGATTCAAAAGATGCTCGCTAGTTTGGACGATCCGTTCACGCGATTTTTGAAGCCAGAGCAGTATCGTAGTTTACAGGTGAATACCTCAGGGGAATTAACAGGTGTTGGCTTACAGATTGCGCTGGAGCCAAAAACTGGTCAGTTAGAGGTTGTCGCGCCGATCGCGGGTTCTCCAGCAGAAAAAGCAGGAATTCGCCCCCACGATCGCATCCTCGCCATTGACGGCGTTTCGACAACAGAACTCACCCTCGATGAATCCGCTGCTCGCATGCGCGGTCCTGTTGGAAGTAAAGTTTCTTTGGTGCTGCAACGGGCGCAAGATAAGGAAAGTACCGAAATTGAACTTGTGCGATCGCGGATTGAATTAAATCCTGTTGTTGCTGAGTTACGCAATGTTACAGATGACCTGAAAATTGGTTATCTTCGCTTAACACAATTTAATGCGAATGCCACCGCAGAACTTGCGCATGCGATCGCCAATCTGGAAAATCAAGGCGCGAATGCTTATATTCTCGATCTCCGTAACAATCCAGGCGGTTTGTTGCAAGCCGGTATTGAAATTGCGCGTTTGTGGTTAGATGAAGGCACAATTGTTTACACCGTTAACCGCCAAGGTATCCAAGGCAGTTTTGAAGCGTTTGGCTCAGCGATAACGCAAGATCCGCTCGTCGTTTTAGTTAATCAAGGAACCGCGAGTGCAAGTGAAATTCTAGCAGGTGCACTACAAGATAACGGACGCGCCCAAGTTATTGGCGAAACAACCTTTGGTAAAGGCTTAATTCAGTCGCTGTTTAACTTGTCCGACGGGTCAGGATTGGCAGTGACTGTGGCTAAATATGAAACTCCGCATCATCGCGATATCAACAAACTCGGCATTACGCCTGACTTGGTTGTTCCACAAGAACCGATTACCCGCGAAAAAATAGCCACCGAAGCAGATCAGCAGTATTTAGCTGCGGTAGAACAGTTTATTACACATTCAGTTTTAGCTGGCAAGTCTTGA
- the mug gene encoding G/U mismatch-specific DNA glycosylase produces MQRKPTPEEIIAATGKTVPDIIAPNLRVLFCGINPSVYSAAVGHHFARPGNRFWRSLHSAGFTNRLLSPFEDRDLLQFGYGLTNIVDRATARADQLHPEELIQGQQQLIAKVKQYQPQFLAVLGISAYRIAFNRPKAAIGKQDEYLHGAIVWVLPNPSGLNAHYQLADLQRVYRELLVAIEA; encoded by the coding sequence GTGCAGCGTAAACCTACTCCAGAAGAAATTATTGCCGCAACGGGGAAGACGGTTCCAGATATTATTGCCCCAAATTTGCGCGTTTTGTTCTGTGGTATTAATCCTAGCGTTTATAGTGCCGCTGTGGGGCATCACTTTGCGCGTCCAGGAAATCGCTTTTGGCGATCGCTACACAGCGCAGGTTTTACAAACCGATTACTCTCGCCTTTTGAAGATCGCGATTTGCTGCAATTTGGCTATGGTTTAACAAATATTGTCGATCGCGCCACCGCAAGAGCCGATCAATTACACCCAGAAGAACTCATTCAAGGTCAACAACAGTTAATTGCTAAAGTAAAGCAATATCAACCGCAATTTCTCGCCGTTTTGGGTATCAGCGCTTATCGCATCGCGTTTAATCGTCCCAAAGCTGCCATAGGGAAACAAGATGAGTATTTACATGGTGCGATCGTTTGGGTATTACCTAACCCTAGTGGATTAAATGCCCATTATCAACTTGCGGATCTGCAACGCGTGTATCGAGAGTTATTAGTTGCAATTGAGGCTTAA